The genomic stretch TTTCGGCATTTTAACCGACTTCGCAAATTTTTGACAGGTTTTCCCTGCTCATAATTTTTAAGTGTTTCCCATTTAATTCTATCAGGTTTTCATCTTTAAAGCCTCTTAAAATACGGGTAACACTCTCCACCGACATATTGGTTAATTCAGCAATATCCCTTCGACTTAATTGCAATTCAAACGCATCATTTTTATAAATGTTCTCAGATAGGCATAAAAGTATATTTGCCATACGACCTGAAAGATGATTTTGTGTCAGGCAATACATTCTTTCATAGCCCTGAATAGTATTTTCATTAATGATATCTACAACTTCTGAAGCAAATTTAGCGTTGTTGTTCATCACATTTTTAAACACATCTATATCGATCATGCAAACATGGGAATCTTCATAACTCATCGCAGAATAATAGAGGATGTTGTTGGAGATAGAAGGAAGGGCAAACATTGATCCTGTTGAGATAATTCGCAGAATCAGGTTTTTTTGTTTGTTTTTTTCAAAATATAATTTTGCCAGTCCATTTTTCAGGTACATAATATTTGAAGCCATTGATCCCTGCTTGCAAATAATTTCTCCTTTTTTGAATTTAATTTCAACCCGATGATTATTCATAAACTGAAGTTCTTCATCTGATAATTTTTCAAAACACGAGCTTTTGTTTTTGCAATGTAAACAGCTTATAATATTATTAGCCATACTGATTTTATTAGTCACTAACAATATTATGGAAATTTGATCAATTTTGATTTAAGCAATGCTTAATAACATGATAATACTTGATCTATGTAAGTTTCCAAGATGCTGAAAACCATTCGATTTGTTGATTAGGTAGTGTTTCTGAAAAGAAATAGTGAAACAGCTTGTGTCTAGTTTTGTATTATTGATTTTCTGAAATTTAATTCCATTTTTATGCAAAGAGTTTTGGTATTTTTAAGCATACTTCTCATTCCTATTTTAATTGCAGTTCTTATTGTGAAGAACTATGGTAATTCAGGGGAACTTGTGAAAAATGAGGTTTTTGTTAAATCAAAGATGGATAAAAAAGCGATCTATCATTTCAAATTAGAGGAGTTGCAAAAACAATTTGAATCGGGGCCAGAAGTAACTAAAGCATGTTTATCTTGTCATACTGAAAGAGGAAAAGAATTGCTTCATACCTCACATTGGTTGTGGCAAAGAGAAGAAGAAATTGAAGGCAAAGGAATTGTTCCAATTGGGAAACGAAATATCCTAAATAATTTTTGCATAGGCACACGTGCAAGTGAAGCAACCTGCACCAGGTGTCATATTGGTTATGGCTGGGAAAATAAAGATTTTGACTTTTCAAATCCTGAAAACATCGATTGTCTGGTTTGCCATGACAATACAGGAACATATAAAAAAGAAAGTGGTGTGGGAGGACAGGCAAAAACAAGTGTTGACTTAACCTTTGTGGCTAGAAATGTTGGATTGCCTACAAAAGAAAATTGTGGTGTTTGCCATTTTTGGGGTGGTGGCGGAAATAATGTAAAACATGGAGACCTTGAAATTGCCTTGTTAGATTGTACCGAAGATGTGGATGTGCATATGGCAAAACATGGATTGGATATGACTTGTACAGATTGTCATGTAACGGAGAATCACCAGATGGCAGGTAAGCTTTATGCACTTTCATCAGAAAACAAAAGCAGGG from Bacteroidota bacterium encodes the following:
- a CDS encoding Crp/Fnr family transcriptional regulator, which translates into the protein MANNIISCLHCKNKSSCFEKLSDEELQFMNNHRVEIKFKKGEIICKQGSMASNIMYLKNGLAKLYFEKNKQKNLILRIISTGSMFALPSISNNILYYSAMSYEDSHVCMIDIDVFKNVMNNNAKFASEVVDIINENTIQGYERMYCLTQNHLSGRMANILLCLSENIYKNDAFELQLSRRDIAELTNMSVESVTRILRGFKDENLIELNGKHLKIMSRENLSKICEVG